The window taatattatgaaagcCTCTAATTAAGAAActaggttaaaaaaatttttatcgagGCTAAACGAAAGTTACATTgaaaattaaccttttaaaagaagtgtagttttgtattataaattaacaaatgaattaGGAGACTAAGTAGAAGGAGatttgattattaaaagaaattttatactttaaagactctgaaaattgattttttgttttctcaGAAGTTAACATATcaattcatattttgttattatgatgAAGCGGCAGAAAATTGCATAACTTTACTGGAATTgaaatagaattagaaaatttaaaatcagttgtaattatttcattattcaccAACAGTGGTTGGTagtaaatttccaattttttgggaaaaagttgttttttgaaaaacatttttcactaaatattatCATCAAAATTGATTATTCCATACCACTGTTTATGCAATAAGGaacgtataaataattttgaaatgtattaattcatactatttgatgtgtaattatttcattgtaaataaatacataaaataatttttaaaaaaacaaaaccaacaattaggattatttttaatataattggttactataaaaatattattaataaaatatgttcatttataataaatgtataaatacactacaattttttattttatattggtaggaaaattataaaaattaatttaatttaaacagagAGAATACCTTGCTCTTAAACCTGTTATTATGATGCCAATACAACTTAAAATGTACTCACAGATGCATGAAACTCATGTGTTTACACTTAACGTAAACACATACATATCACTttccaacaaaaataacattcactaacatacacacacacaccacacctAAAAGATAGTGTGTTTCAGCAGTTGGGAGAGGACATAACTCAcagttaaataagaatttaaaataaaagagcaggcttcaaatattttattaaaataaaatattaataaattgacaGTTTTGATCTTAAGAgtcgataaatatatttttagtcgtaatctatttttttttgtcttcagtcatttgactggtttgatgcagctctccaagattccctatctagtgctagttacttcatttcagtatatcccctacatcctacatccttaacaatttgttttacatattccaaacgttgtctgcctgcacaattttttcgttctacctgtccctccagtattaaagcgactattccaggatgccttaatatttggcctataaatctgtcttttctaataatctattatgtttttatatccgAACAAGtaacgatattaaaaaataaaattaatctcattaaaaagttttctttaatatgattcgttattttatcagattttgccattttaaaaatcaatgggcaagctttaatttataaatgtaagtagatatatttaaaaaaagctttgttattgagttaaatatatagaaatatagatATGGTCTAAAAGATACACCATTTCGTAATTtagttagtgaaatattttgctaatttaaaattgcttaaaaagGAAACGTGGTACTTATCAAATCAATTTGCATAGCTTCAGGAGTATCTCATGCTTGTAAGCATAATGCATAACCTTAACAATTTCCTTGGTTAAAAATGTCACtatcaatttatttgtttctaGAAATAATTGAATTCCAATAAATTCCttcattattgattaaaatatttggttaattattattataaaataataataaatatcttatattgGTTTACatttatgtacgtacgtgtcCCCAAAAGAATCATCCAATTTGAAttgtttatgttttgaaaaatgttgaatataaaaacttaagattaattttctattaaaggtTTATTACATACCTAGTCATaggtgttcaattttttttcataattagcctccgggaatcaccgtaaggtacagagtaattttttagtcctgttacccaattttaaatgtaatttaagaaagggaaatttaggtgaataaaaaaatgtatttgttacttacaaaagagatttaataaaaagctattacttacataactgTTAAAGAATATGGTCAAAATGCTCACCCCTTGcagttatacacgcacggactcttttcagcatattagcagaaacctttttaagagttgcattggaaatattcgcgattaagtctgaaatattgactttaagttcatcaatcgtgtgaggattgtttttgaaggcctcggacttaatataaccccacaaaaagtagtcagaagatgtgaggtctggggaccttggaggccataagcccttgcagGCCAAAAGCctttgcttattattcgatcatcaaagaactcttgcagaaaatccatagTTTCTCGAGACGtctggcatgtagcgccgtcttgctgaaaccagcaatactgttcttgaggttccaggagggacacaaattggcgcacattattcctgtatacttcaccatttactgacTGTTCGAAGAATGTGGGTCCGACTACAcaatgacgagatatcgcacaccacacaccaattttttcaggatgcaaagatttgtcttgtaaagcgttaggattttcaaccgcccaaattcgacagttttgactgttcacataacaatcgagatggatccaagcttcatcactaaaaaacactgtgtttaaaaattcgattctgttattatttacgagagacctaaaccagcggcaatattgcaatcccttgtttaaatctggagctgaagctcttggactaatcgtacgcgatacggatacaatttcaattttttagcagcgtTCTGAACACTCTAATATGACAAACCatcttgcgtggaaagttttcgtaaacttttccgtggagaattgagcaatcttgttttcacattctctaaaacgacatctgtcaagcgagttggtcgaccactacgttttctgtcgcaaacactacttGTCTCTCGATATcagtttgctagcctagaaatttatatttttttctggcggaggaacaccaataaatttaatttgaaatgattctttgacactcgcgtacgattttgtagcaaaatattgttcaagaatgaaaactctttgttctatggtaaaagacattctgttcgtaacacgaccagaaacggcacaaaagtttacacagctcaaggagaatcaactctcactgccgtatctataccggttgagtagcgctaccaacttcatgtcacaaaacaaaatttccctttcttagaagaaaattaacagacattaacaattggataacaggactaaaaaaaaaaaaaacatcctgtATTACTTCCTAGGATGATAGGTATGCCAATGGCCAATGGTCTAAAGTTGAGGAATTCATGGTTTATCTAGCAAAAGAAATGACAGCGGAGGTGTTTAGTCCCAGCTTTGCTTCCTTTGTTAACTTTgtctcttttgttttttattgttcttgtttctttgtttttgttaattctttactAGTTATGTATGTTAcggtttatattttagttttagttcaaGTTGTGTGTCGGACTTACTTTTACCTCCTCAGGTAGGTGTAAGTAATTTCAGTCCCTTCACTCAACTGTTGCGGATTCAGCCTTCTTTAAGACTAaatgagatgtgttttgtttctacGTGTCCACCTTTGTTAGAAGTACACTGGTGCCGCTagcgacattcccatcagtggcatcctggccgaggcgagACTGCAATATATCTACCGCCGAGGTTTTTGAAGATGacttctggtaaagcccatcaaggctaaGTACGGAGGGGTTGGTGTGGTGACCGGAAATGTCACATGGTGAGTGTCTTCCCCCCTTCGGGGTCagtgtgataaatttaaaaataatactaatgaaaacaaaaaaaaaattaattttctgaatctTAGTCAACGTATACAAAAGTAGtatatgctaaaataattttcattaaacgtCTACTGTatggtgatttattttgtagtaattttttatatgaattacaccacacctttttttatattttatattatgatggTAGTATTGGTGGTGAAGCTGTTAGGTATGGaattggtggtttatatttctgttctattagaatttttttcaagagccttatttatagtaattattacaaaatttataacttaatagaTGTGTCTTTTACTTACGTTTGTTGGTGGTGGCGGTGGTGGGTATGGAGCTGGTGGTCGATGTTCctgaaacagttttttaaaatttaaattcttaatctttagtttatttttaataatgattataaataattaataatttttttacttacatctGTTGGTGAAAGAGATGGCGGCGGCGGTGGTGGTGGAAATGGCAGTGGAGGTGGTGGTGGTGATGGTGGATATGGAGCTGGTGGATTACAttcctgaaacattttttttttaaatttatattttaagtaaaacttaacttttattatgcatttttttaaaaattttataattgttataaacatttaatgattCTTTACTTACATCTGTTGGGTTTGTTGGTGAAAGAGGTGGAGGCGGTGGTGGTGGTGGCGTTGGTGGTGGTGGTGGCGTTGGCGGTggaggtggtggtggtggtggtggtggcggTGGTGGTGGATATGAATCTGGTGGTCCGTATTCctgtaacattgttttttttttttaatttatatctaaagtaaaacttaacttttatttataatttgtattttataataataataaatacctctTTAATGAgtggatatttttttacttacatccGATGGTGGCGGCGGTGGTGGAGGTGGATATGAATCTGGAGGTCCGCattcctgaaatatttatttttaccttttataatttatagcatTCAAGATTGtgtttatttgtgaattttaataagttatgaataacttaagaaataattgcactggttccagagttgcagcaattaatgaaatatttggatcttacaagggaaaggtacataggttcgaatcagacagctccttttcttaaaattttttttttttaatttgaatatattgatttattaataattatttacctttgattgtgaaaaaaacgtattactataaataattcaataacaaaaaaaaaaaaaaatgaaaatttataaggagttgttaatgaaaattttttgtacttttcattaaaaaaaaaagaagtgtatattcaatttaataggcgtacaaggaagtcatgtagtgtccacatcagattttttaacaatatttttattgaactttgaaGGTTGTTTTAGAAGTAAATTTATCCACTCAACTTACTGTTAAGTAAAGGTTATACGGAGAGCGTATCGTACTTTACAACATTATTTATCGTAAGTAAGAATTTGAATCGCTATCTAAATCCCTTTTTTAAGAGACAGCGGCATATGATTTCAAATCATtgagaaaaagattataaattttatttatcagaattgaGTAAACAGTTTTAGAGATAACATccatttcaaatttaattgttctacGATTTTCGTAGCTAGACGTTTGCTGTAATTTTTTGCAGTGAGCTATCTATGTAGTTGATAAATACAGTAATATCCATGAATATAAGTTAAGAAGGAAATCGATTTAAATCGTATTGATACAAAAATGTTCAGATactattaaaacctttttaaataaaaaaaaaaaaaaaatatatatatatacgatactttcaaaaatattagaattcttTCTTCTAATGAACTTTTGAATCTGGTTAGCAATATTTTCTTCTGGAATTACTGATAGATCGTTTAATGTAcccattttaaaaaagttaggaaaCTTTAACTTGTAATCAAATAATACATTCGatcttttaagtttttgtttataaactcatatttttcaattttgtagatacaattttgtaatattttatgaacataatttaaaatctaaaatgttaTTAGTATCTTTGTGTATTCCGTTTCTTTGAGATGTTTGCAAAATTTGAGTTCCTTCGTATATTAAAAGTCTATATATTCCGTATATTTGTGGGTGAATGTTTGTCCTGCCTGtccaattgtaatttaattttatgcttttgGATTATTGTATTTGTTTGTATTAGCCGAATCAATAAAGAttttaacctcgaaaaaatttattctacagaattaaattattttaatgggttcggaaaagtatgtagaataaaagtgtgctTTAGCGGACACAAGCGAATAActaactgtttaatttattaacaaatcaaggaaacatatttagtttttcgccaatagcggctttattttttgtcgcatgttaaaataaaaataagaaatagatagCTAAggaaatttctcataaaaaaccTCTCGGGGTACATATTTCTACGAGCAAAACAaagggcgctagaaaattttacaatgagCACCAAAATCACGCTATCATACATAGGTAGCCTAACTCGAGGGTGCGCAATAAATAAACTTCCAGTAGGAATTCTGTTcctattagaaataattaaaaaattcaaaaaggtacGGATTCATAAAACCCAGGgctataaattagttaaatttttgatttattttagtttctgaTTGCTCGTTAATCCGGATCTACTGTGAAAATTTGCTAGTTGATAAAACGCctacaacaataaacaaattgcaaaacataataaaggtaatataacATTCTGTTTTAGAACTATCTACATTCTATAAGGAATATTTCtgtatgtttaattgtttaattattagaatttaaaaaattgcattttttttagaaaatcttgtTTTGGTACCTTGGCTAACACTCAAAACCAACaatcattattaattctgtttttccaaatatacaaatattttgttactttaaaataaaacatgtattttaagaTGGCAGAgatggttttttaaaaactttaatttttcaatgagtttTAGGAAGTAAATTTTAGTATACTTTGTAAACACATGGAAATGACGCTATaatcaaattgttataaaaaattaatgaaaacatatttttacgcAACTTcgtagatttatataaaaatacgtcatttataaaaatttaaccttaaatctgattgattttgcaaattttttgtggaaatttttttttttagttttccgtcaacgttttgtttttatttttaatcttttttctttttttttttctttctttccgtagcggaggaaaaagcactgccagccgccgtcaggcccgcactgacggcagtgcggggctctcacccgctaaaaaaacctccccttctaccatgcaggagccggatctaagccatatggtatgtacagcccctgcatgatcacccaggcactccactatccgaatccgtgtgaccggaaggcgtccccagggggcgatcgacgatcgacgagcgacgactctgAGGAGCCCCCGCCCCCCATCCAGAAGCTGgcccccttgatcacccgtcatcgaactccaagcctccatagattcgcatcaactcagcctgccgtcgcctctcttcattggccttctctcgtattattgatgcgatcgtagacgagacacactcccacttgttgccattgctgagcattacctcgattatattgttggccccctccacaccctaaCCCTCGtgcactacgcggaagttgcgccatctagggcaaaaaaatactacatgctctgctgtattcagtccgccgcaatcgtgacagcgacttgtatggcatctgcccatcctgtacaagTAGTCTGtacatttttaatcttatgaaaGAATAAATACCACCAGTAGAAAACTAAAAcgattttgcataaaaaaactCGGGAACACTTTTCTCTacgagaaaaattaagaaattatggatAAACTATTAACATTAGTGTCACTGTGTACGAGAAGGTATTCAGCTACTATACATCACAGCGCgattttggtgcttattgtaaaattcgttAGCGCCTTTAGTTTCGCTTATAGAAAAAACTATCCGGAGggttttatgcaaaattttttatcagctatctattggtgctctttatttttacatgcgattaaaGATAGTCGCTATTGTCAAAAACTAAAACCTTTCCGTTAATTTGATAagcaaattaaatagtaattcacttatGTCCGTTAGGGCACACTTTTATTCTGCATACTTTTCCGAACCCATTCCAGTAATTTACTTGCTGTAGAGAATTTTTCGAGTTAAGGCTCAAATCACTGTTGACTTAgctatatgtgttttttttaatattttgtatgattttatgcgttattttattttgctttcaaaataataaaacacggGAAAAGTTAAGATTCTGATTATTAGTAAATACAATTGAGTTTATAAATTCGTTCTTACCTCAATTGGCGGTTGTGGTGTAGGCGGCGGGGGATGTGACGGTACTAATGGCGGAGCCGGTGGATATGGATAAATAGGAGAAGGTGGATGAGGTATTGGAGGCGGTGGCACGTATATTCCGATTGGGATTGAATATCCTTCTGGAACCAGAGGTTGTTCGCCTACAGTTCCATCAGAGACTACAACTGGTTCAATTATTGATGTTCTTCGAGGTGGTGGTGGAAATAATGCTTGTGGAGATTCATCAGTAACTGCTCTCTTTACAGCTAATAAGCAAGCCAAAATGAAAAACTGCCTCTgaagaaaaagacaaattaaaaattgtaaattaattatgattcaaatgtattatatatttactgttattttaatactGATGTTTATTCTTACATAAATGAGGTTGGTAATGCTTTGTGAATATCAATAATGTCAAATCAGTGTTACGAAAATCCTTAAAGGATAATggcaatttaatgaatttatttttctttatcacatagtaaagaaaaaaaattacaacagtttaAATAATACCGGTATCATACACAGGTTTTTGTGTTTCTTTCTTCCTTGTGTAATCCCGAAAattttaggttttcagatttcaacggaatatccattttgaccatccctgaatccattttgactaatttcggcgtgacttctgtacgtacgtatgtatctcgcataactaaaaaaatgattagtcctcctcttttgattgcaatcgactggaccaaaagtgctcaaaaaaaccaaaaaccccaaaaaattgaattttggactttttgttaactgcagtaataagcccgcattgagagctttttaaacgatatatcataagtggtgtttattttcattggttccagagttatagcaaaataaaattgtagttaatgaaatatttggattttacaaagggaaggcacatcggttcgaatccgacttcatttccttttttttaacattttaaaaaaaatttaaatatactgatttattaataataattaacctctgattgtaaaaacatttttacaataaataataattcaaaaataacaataacaaaaaaaaaaaaaaaaatgaaaaaatcagaagttattagtgaaataaaattttatgtacttttcatttaaaaagaaatgtgtaaatatttccatatcagattttttttaccttagtTTAACTAATAGGTAGTCAATGAActcgaaataagaaaaaaagctgacaacacagctgttggaacggaacgcaagaatggcgggagtttcaatatttctccctacagatcgtagagcctggacaatgtcccttgctgctgtatctttctattatcgggcgggttacATCGgttatttaatggcggttataaattttaagttttatttatggacggatttggtaattagcgttcctatccgtatggaccagcgtgaaatttatttactgggtctgaccgtgggagattaAGGTTTTGAACCTagtactcccggcgtgattccccttcattAAATCCGCCGAAGTCCCCTCGGTACCAGCACCTTATGAgttagcaggaatacgcctaccggggTCCTActtatttggagggagcaatgcgcctccttctccggagggagtcgcatatgctgactgaaTTAGATTgcggtctcttcgtgggacggtgtggggtgttgtctaggtttttatagttttaagaaaatttaatcgtgaaaacggtcactttggcgaccggaattttcgcgcggtttccatttataggttacgcgatatagagacTCCTAAGGCTGGTTTGTCATCTTTTTTTgttctcgtaccgcctcttcatggtggttcgtttaatacgacATGAGGCAGTTTTATTATACCCTGTGgagggtcctctcggcagatgtcccggagatgacCATgctcggacacggccgctctcccgaacagtctgcgtgcctgcgccacccaCACCTCGGTTATGGTGtttagtcccgcatcgtagcgaagattgacgtttctgacgaaccacgttgatccaaatatcgtccgcaacgctatgtttgaGACGgctttgaagcgtggagttcaacaaagctccccatgccgggtaagcttatgttagaatcggcagaacatatagccgaaaaatgagcagtttggtcaccagtggatatgggctggcactgttcagtactgtaTATAG of the Lycorma delicatula isolate Av1 chromosome 10, ASM4794821v1, whole genome shotgun sequence genome contains:
- the LOC142330888 gene encoding uncharacterized protein LOC142330888, whose amino-acid sequence is MSCTCSDGNPALPILASMLGVIDATAATILSRNIRSIITLVKKCLPTNQVKTNKTLDVYSNDRQFFILACLLAVKRAVTDESPQALFPPPPRRTSIIEPVVVSDGTVGEQPLVPEGYSIPIGIYVPPPPIPHPPSPIYPYPPAPPLVPSHPPPPTPQPPIEECGPPDSYPPPPPPPPSDEYGPPDSYPPPPPPPPPPPPPPPTPPPPPTPPPPPPPPLSPTNPTDECNPPAPYPPSPPPPPLPFPPPPPPPSLSPTDEHRPPAPYPPPPPPTNEYGPPPKFQNIGYDPLVPLAIFP